A portion of the Halalkalicoccus tibetensis genome contains these proteins:
- a CDS encoding 2-isopropylmalate synthase has translation MTTWTPPTPVGGVEFFQGTLASSDEIETVRVFDTTLRDGEQTPRTSFSYDDKREIAAVLDEMGTHVIEAGFPVNSDAEFEAVSDIAASTSSTVCGLARVVEKDVESAIDSGVGMIHVFVSTSDVQIEDSMHATREDVKERAVESVQRVNDAGVEVMFSPMDATRTDSEFLAEILEAVDEVGVDWINIPDTCGVATPSRMSALVKLVREHTDARVDVHAHDDFGMASANAIAGFEAGAEQAQVSVNGIGERAGNAAYEEVVMAAESIYGIDTGIDTTRITELSRLIEEKSDVPVPANKPIVGANAFSHESGIHAAGVIENSDTFEPGIMTPEMVGAKRELVLGKHTGTHSVREFLTEAGFDPTDGEVREITRRVKDYGAEKNRVTRSDVERFAREIGVSREEEVRA, from the coding sequence ATAACAACATGGACGCCTCCGACACCAGTCGGGGGGGTCGAGTTCTTCCAGGGCACGTTAGCTTCCAGTGACGAGATCGAGACGGTACGGGTTTTCGACACCACACTACGTGACGGAGAGCAGACGCCGCGGACGTCGTTCAGTTACGACGACAAGCGCGAGATAGCAGCGGTGCTGGACGAGATGGGGACCCACGTCATCGAGGCCGGGTTCCCCGTCAACAGCGACGCGGAGTTCGAGGCGGTCAGCGACATCGCCGCCTCGACGAGTTCGACGGTCTGCGGGCTGGCCCGCGTCGTCGAGAAGGACGTCGAGAGCGCGATCGATTCGGGCGTGGGGATGATCCACGTCTTCGTCTCGACCAGCGACGTCCAGATCGAGGACTCGATGCACGCCACCCGTGAGGACGTCAAGGAGCGGGCGGTCGAATCGGTACAGCGCGTCAACGACGCGGGCGTCGAGGTGATGTTCTCGCCGATGGACGCCACGCGCACCGACAGCGAGTTCCTCGCCGAGATCCTCGAGGCCGTCGACGAGGTCGGCGTCGACTGGATCAACATCCCCGACACCTGCGGGGTCGCGACCCCCAGTCGAATGAGCGCGCTGGTGAAGCTCGTCCGCGAGCACACCGACGCGCGCGTCGACGTCCACGCCCACGACGACTTCGGGATGGCGAGCGCGAACGCCATCGCCGGCTTCGAGGCCGGCGCCGAGCAGGCCCAGGTCAGCGTCAACGGCATCGGCGAGCGCGCGGGCAACGCGGCCTACGAGGAGGTCGTGATGGCCGCCGAATCGATCTACGGGATCGACACCGGGATCGACACGACGAGGATCACGGAGCTGTCGCGCCTGATCGAGGAGAAGAGCGACGTCCCGGTGCCGGCGAACAAGCCGATCGTCGGGGCAAACGCCTTCTCCCACGAGAGCGGGATCCACGCTGCGGGCGTGATCGAGAACAGCGACACGTTCGAGCCGGGGATCATGACCCCCGAGATGGTCGGCGCGAAGCGCGAGCTCGTGTTGGGCAAGCACACCGGCACCCACTCGGTCCGGGAGTTCCTGACCGAGGCCGGCTTCGATCCCACCGACGGGGAGGTCCGCGAGATCACCCGTCGGGTGAAGGACTACGGCGCGGAGAAGAACCGCGTCACCCGGAGCGACGTCGAGCGCTTCGCCCGCGAGATCGGGGTCTCTCGGGAGGAGGAGGTCAGAGCGTAG
- the leuC gene encoding 3-isopropylmalate dehydratase large subunit codes for MSERTLYDKVWDEHAVTELPTGQTQLFVGLHLIHEVTSPQAFGMLKERDMEVAYPERTHATVDHIVPTADQSRPYGDDAAEEMMRELEENVREAGIEFDHPDTGDQGIVHVIGPEQGITQPGMTIVCGDSHTSTHGAFGALAFGIGTSQIRDVLATGTVAMEKQKVRKIEVTGELGDGVEAKDVILEIIRRLGTEGGVGYIYEYAGEAIENLGMEGRMSICNMSIEGGARAGYVNPDETTYEWLAETDAFEDDPERFERLKPYWESVRSDEDAEYDDVVTIDGSSLEPVVTWGTTPGQGVGITQPIPHPDELPADKQDTARRAQDHMRVEPGDTMEGYPIDVAFLGSCTNARLADLRRAAELVEGREVPEDVRALVVPGSQRVQRAAEEEGLKDVFETAGFEWRNAGCSMCLGMNEDQLEGDQACASSSNRNFVGRQGSKDGRTVLMNPRMVAAAAITGEVTDVRTLEEVSLA; via the coding sequence ATGAGCGAACGCACCCTCTACGACAAGGTCTGGGACGAGCACGCTGTCACCGAACTCCCCACGGGCCAGACCCAGCTGTTCGTGGGCCTGCACCTCATCCACGAGGTGACCAGCCCGCAGGCGTTCGGGATGCTCAAGGAGCGCGACATGGAGGTCGCATACCCCGAGCGCACCCACGCGACGGTCGACCACATCGTCCCGACGGCGGATCAGTCCCGACCGTACGGCGACGACGCCGCCGAGGAGATGATGCGCGAGCTCGAGGAGAACGTCCGCGAGGCGGGCATCGAGTTCGACCATCCCGACACCGGCGACCAGGGGATCGTCCACGTCATCGGCCCCGAGCAGGGGATCACCCAGCCGGGGATGACGATCGTCTGTGGCGACTCCCATACGAGCACGCACGGCGCGTTCGGCGCGCTCGCCTTTGGCATCGGAACCAGCCAGATCCGCGACGTGCTCGCGACGGGGACGGTCGCGATGGAGAAACAGAAAGTGAGGAAGATCGAGGTCACGGGCGAGCTCGGCGACGGCGTCGAGGCCAAGGACGTGATCCTCGAGATAATCAGGAGACTGGGCACCGAGGGTGGCGTCGGCTACATCTACGAGTACGCCGGCGAGGCCATCGAGAACCTCGGCATGGAGGGTCGGATGTCGATCTGCAACATGTCGATCGAGGGCGGGGCCCGCGCGGGCTACGTCAACCCCGACGAGACCACCTACGAGTGGCTCGCCGAGACCGACGCCTTCGAGGACGACCCCGAGCGATTCGAGCGGCTCAAGCCCTACTGGGAGTCGGTTCGTTCGGACGAGGACGCCGAGTACGACGACGTCGTCACGATCGACGGCTCGTCGCTGGAGCCGGTCGTCACCTGGGGCACGACCCCGGGCCAGGGCGTCGGCATCACCCAGCCGATCCCCCATCCCGACGAACTGCCCGCGGACAAGCAGGACACCGCCCGGCGCGCCCAGGACCACATGCGCGTCGAGCCCGGCGACACGATGGAGGGCTACCCCATCGACGTCGCCTTCCTCGGCTCGTGTACGAACGCCCGATTGGCCGACCTGCGCCGCGCGGCCGAACTCGTCGAGGGCCGCGAAGTCCCCGAGGACGTCCGGGCGCTCGTCGTCCCCGGCAGCCAGCGCGTCCAGCGCGCCGCCGAGGAGGAGGGCCTGAAGGACGTCTTCGAGACCGCGGGCTTCGAGTGGCGAAATGCCGGCTGTTCGATGTGTCTGGGCATGAACGAGGATCAGTTGGAGGGCGATCAGGCGTGTGCCTCCTCGTCGAACCGCAACTTCGTCGGCCGCCAGGGGAGCAAGGACGGGCGCACCGTCCTGATGAACCCCCGGATGGTCGCCGCGGCGGCGATCACCGGCGAGGTGACCGACGTGCGTACGCTGGAGGAGGTGAGCCTGGCATGA
- the ilvC gene encoding ketol-acid reductoisomerase has translation MTEEATIYYDDDAQRSQIEDKTVAVLGYGSQGHAHAQNLADSGIDVVVGLKEGSSSRDAAREDGLSVGTPKEAAAQAEIVSVLVPDTVQPAVYADIEEELEPGNTLQFAHGFNIHYNQINPPEDVDVTMIAPKTPGHLLRRNYENDEGTPALLAIYQDATGEAKDEALAYGQAIGCTRAGVVETTFREETETDLFGEQAVLCGGIASLIKQGYETLVDAGYSPQMAYFECLNEMKLIVDLMYEDGLGGMWDSVSDTAEYGGLTQGDVVIDDHARENMEEVLQGVQDGTFAREWIAENQAGRPSYTQLRQAEKDHEIEEVGAELRALFAWAEEEDEDEQERVTADD, from the coding sequence ATGACTGAGGAAGCAACGATCTACTACGACGACGACGCACAGCGCAGCCAGATCGAGGACAAGACCGTAGCCGTTCTGGGCTACGGCAGCCAGGGCCACGCCCACGCACAGAACCTCGCCGACAGCGGGATCGACGTGGTCGTCGGTCTCAAGGAGGGGTCGTCCTCCCGGGACGCCGCCCGCGAGGACGGCCTCTCGGTGGGGACCCCGAAGGAGGCCGCCGCACAGGCCGAGATCGTGAGCGTGCTGGTGCCCGACACGGTCCAGCCCGCGGTCTACGCCGACATCGAGGAGGAGCTCGAACCCGGGAACACGCTGCAGTTCGCCCACGGGTTCAACATCCACTACAACCAGATCAATCCCCCCGAGGACGTCGACGTGACGATGATCGCGCCGAAGACGCCCGGGCACCTCCTCAGGAGGAACTACGAGAACGACGAGGGCACGCCCGCGCTGCTCGCGATCTACCAGGACGCAACGGGCGAGGCCAAGGACGAGGCGCTCGCGTACGGCCAGGCGATCGGCTGTACGCGCGCGGGCGTCGTCGAGACCACCTTCCGCGAGGAGACCGAGACCGACCTGTTCGGCGAGCAGGCGGTGCTCTGTGGCGGGATCGCGAGCCTGATCAAGCAGGGCTACGAGACGCTGGTCGACGCGGGCTACAGCCCGCAGATGGCCTACTTCGAGTGTCTCAACGAGATGAAGCTCATCGTCGACCTGATGTACGAGGACGGGCTCGGCGGGATGTGGGACTCGGTCTCCGATACGGCGGAGTACGGCGGGCTCACCCAGGGCGACGTCGTCATCGACGACCACGCCCGCGAGAACATGGAGGAGGTCCTGCAGGGCGTCCAGGACGGCACGTTCGCCCGCGAGTGGATCGCGGAGAACCAGGCCGGGCGGCCGAGCTACACCCAGCTGCGCCAGGCCGAGAAGGACCACGAGATCGAGGAGGTCGGCGCGGAGCTGCGCGCGCTGTTCGCGTGGGCCGAGGAGGAGGACGAGGACGAACAGGAGAGGGTGACCGCGGATGACTGA
- the ilvN gene encoding acetolactate synthase small subunit, whose product MSEQEPEQRVNELRGPAPEERPRPTGRRNSQGMRIDPEVEAEPRSRRTAISALVENEPGVLAKASGLVSRRQFNIESLTVGTTTNPETSRITLVIEEPEPGIRQVEKQLEKLLPVISVQELGDSAIQRELVILKVHGDEPDKVQAVTEMYDGTVLDAGPRTISIEITGGEGKIDDAIDAFQQFGIRELARTGQTAIARGDVWTTDVEEERYERMHESWRTTTTTTNDD is encoded by the coding sequence ATGAGCGAACAGGAACCGGAACAGCGGGTCAACGAGCTGCGGGGGCCCGCACCCGAGGAGCGCCCCCGGCCGACGGGCCGGCGAAACAGCCAGGGGATGCGGATCGACCCCGAGGTCGAGGCCGAGCCCCGATCCCGGCGGACCGCGATCTCGGCGCTGGTCGAGAACGAGCCCGGCGTGCTCGCGAAGGCCTCGGGACTGGTCTCCCGGCGGCAGTTCAACATCGAGAGCCTCACCGTGGGGACGACGACCAATCCCGAGACCTCGCGGATCACGCTCGTCATCGAGGAGCCCGAGCCGGGGATCCGGCAGGTCGAGAAGCAGCTGGAGAAGCTGCTGCCCGTGATCTCGGTCCAGGAGCTGGGCGACAGCGCGATCCAGCGCGAGCTGGTGATCCTGAAGGTCCACGGCGACGAGCCCGACAAGGTCCAGGCGGTCACCGAGATGTACGACGGGACCGTCCTGGACGCCGGCCCGCGGACGATCTCGATCGAGATCACCGGCGGCGAGGGGAAGATCGACGACGCGATCGACGCGTTCCAGCAGTTCGGCATCCGCGAGCTGGCCCGGACGGGCCAGACCGCGATCGCGCGCGGCGACGTCTGGACGACGGACGTCGAGGAGGAACGGTACGAACGAATGCACGAGAGCTGGCGGACCACGACGACGACCACGAACGATGACTGA
- a CDS encoding ferritin-like domain-containing protein — translation MTNDQVIDLLREAYMDELETVMNYLANSIVLDGVHAEGIKESLDLDVDEELNHARMLGQRLKQLDARPPASGEFEAGQQGLQPPENSTDILSVIDGVIEAEEDAIETYRSLITAAEEANDPVTEDLAVDLLSDEEAHRAEFRGFRREYKD, via the coding sequence ATGACGAACGATCAGGTCATCGACCTCCTGCGGGAGGCGTATATGGACGAACTCGAGACCGTGATGAACTACCTGGCGAACTCGATCGTCCTCGACGGGGTCCACGCCGAGGGGATCAAGGAGAGCCTCGATCTGGACGTCGACGAGGAGCTCAACCACGCGCGCATGCTCGGCCAGCGCCTCAAGCAGCTCGACGCCCGGCCGCCGGCATCGGGCGAGTTCGAGGCGGGCCAGCAGGGGCTCCAGCCCCCCGAGAACAGCACGGACATTCTCAGCGTCATCGACGGCGTGATCGAGGCCGAGGAGGACGCGATCGAGACCTACCGGTCGTTGATCACCGCCGCCGAGGAGGCAAACGACCCCGTCACGGAGGACCTCGCCGTCGACCTCCTCAGCGACGAGGAGGCCCACCGCGCGGAGTTCCGCGGGTTCCGCCGGGAGTACAAGGACTGA
- a CDS encoding DUF5779 family protein, with product MADFNLDLRSVEEHIDDEDEESEGSRKVTLGVLDGTTPPEEWIAATERGEVLVLAVDGELNELASGFAREISEDGGELVHFRQFLIVTPPGVSVDTDRL from the coding sequence ATGGCAGACTTCAACCTCGACCTGCGGTCGGTCGAGGAACACATCGACGACGAGGACGAGGAGAGCGAGGGGTCGCGGAAGGTAACGCTCGGCGTTCTCGACGGGACCACTCCCCCCGAGGAGTGGATCGCGGCCACCGAGCGCGGCGAGGTCCTCGTCCTCGCGGTCGACGGCGAACTGAACGAGCTCGCGAGCGGCTTCGCGCGCGAGATCAGCGAGGACGGCGGCGAGCTCGTCCACTTCCGGCAGTTCCTCATCGTCACGCCGCCGGGCGTGAGCGTCGACACGGATCGACTCTGA
- the leuD gene encoding 3-isopropylmalate dehydratase small subunit: MSTENERDANREDGPAEIVDRVSGTGIPIRGNDIDTDQIIPARFMKVVTFDGLGEFAFFDQRFDGEDNEKDHPFNEEQYQGANVMVVNANFGCGSSREHAPQALQRWGIDAIVGESFASIFAGNCLALGIPTVTASPEEIGALQAFVEENPDAEITVDVERELVVYGSGDEETAVNVDVADAQHKALVEGVWDTTALMKANEDAVRETADSLPYMSDD, from the coding sequence ATGAGCACCGAGAACGAACGGGACGCGAACCGCGAGGACGGGCCCGCCGAGATCGTCGACCGCGTCTCGGGCACCGGCATCCCGATCCGGGGCAACGACATCGACACCGACCAGATCATCCCCGCGCGGTTCATGAAGGTCGTCACCTTCGACGGGCTGGGCGAGTTCGCCTTCTTCGACCAGCGCTTCGACGGCGAGGACAACGAGAAGGACCACCCGTTCAACGAGGAGCAGTATCAGGGGGCGAACGTCATGGTGGTCAACGCGAACTTCGGCTGTGGCTCCTCGCGCGAGCACGCACCCCAGGCGCTTCAGCGCTGGGGGATCGACGCCATCGTCGGCGAGTCGTTCGCGTCCATCTTCGCGGGCAACTGCCTCGCGCTCGGCATTCCCACGGTGACCGCGAGCCCCGAGGAGATCGGCGCGCTCCAGGCGTTCGTCGAGGAGAACCCCGACGCCGAGATCACCGTCGACGTCGAGCGCGAGCTCGTCGTCTACGGGAGCGGCGACGAGGAGACGGCGGTCAACGTCGACGTCGCGGACGCCCAGCACAAGGCGCTCGTCGAGGGCGTCTGGGACACCACGGCACTGATGAAAGCCAACGAGGACGCGGTGCGCGAGACCGCCGACTCCCTGCCATACATGAGCGATGACTGA
- the ilvB gene encoding biosynthetic-type acetolactate synthase large subunit: MSKQASTTIDDEESDPDVELPVENGASSVIRALEGAGVETCFGVQGGAIMPVYDALYDSSIRHVTMAHEQGAAHAADAFGIVAGEPGVCLATSGPGATNLVTGLADADMDSDPVLALTGQVATASVGNDAFQETDTTGVTRPITKTNYFATDADTVGDTVAEAFALSGTGRPGPTVVDLPKDVTNAGTDREPGPPRTPDTYDPQYEADDEAVEQAVRSLERAEKPVILAGGGVIKGEASDALRAFATEYGIPVVTTMPALGSFPEDHELAMEMAGMHGTGYANMAITHCDTMLAVGCRFDDRLTGGIETFAPDAEVLHADIDPAEISKNIEADVALIGDAGTVLEQLDAEMTRAPDAPEWREQCTTWKAEYPMDYAAPEERPLRPEFAVEAMDEATPDDAIVTTGVGQHQMWACQYWTYRHPRTWVSSHGLGTMGYGLPAAIGAKVAKPDTEVVCFEGDGSFLMTCQELAVAVRENLDITVAVLNNSSVGMVRQWQDAFFEGRHSASQYPWVPAFDKLAEAFGAQGFSVHEYDEVVETVEAAIAHDGPSVIDFHIDPESNVYPMVPSGGDNGQFALSEDQL, from the coding sequence ATGAGCAAGCAAGCATCCACCACGATCGACGACGAGGAGAGCGATCCGGACGTCGAACTACCCGTCGAGAACGGCGCGAGTTCGGTGATCCGCGCGCTCGAGGGCGCGGGCGTCGAGACCTGCTTCGGCGTCCAGGGCGGGGCGATCATGCCCGTCTACGACGCGCTGTACGACTCCTCGATCCGCCACGTCACGATGGCCCACGAGCAGGGCGCGGCCCACGCCGCGGACGCCTTCGGGATCGTCGCCGGCGAACCCGGCGTCTGTCTCGCGACCTCGGGGCCGGGCGCGACCAATCTCGTGACCGGGCTCGCGGACGCCGACATGGATTCGGACCCGGTCCTCGCGCTCACCGGCCAGGTCGCGACGGCGTCGGTCGGCAACGACGCCTTCCAGGAGACCGACACGACGGGCGTCACGCGCCCGATCACGAAGACGAACTACTTCGCGACCGACGCCGACACGGTCGGCGACACCGTCGCCGAGGCGTTCGCGCTCTCGGGGACGGGTCGACCCGGCCCCACGGTCGTCGACCTCCCGAAGGACGTCACCAACGCCGGAACCGACCGGGAGCCGGGCCCGCCCCGGACGCCCGACACCTACGACCCGCAGTACGAGGCCGACGACGAGGCCGTCGAGCAAGCGGTCCGGAGCCTCGAGCGCGCCGAGAAGCCCGTCATCCTGGCGGGCGGCGGCGTGATCAAGGGCGAGGCCAGCGACGCCCTCAGGGCCTTCGCCACCGAGTACGGGATCCCCGTCGTGACGACGATGCCCGCGCTGGGCTCGTTCCCCGAGGACCACGAGCTGGCGATGGAGATGGCCGGGATGCACGGCACCGGCTACGCGAACATGGCGATCACCCACTGCGATACGATGCTGGCGGTGGGCTGTCGGTTCGACGACCGCCTCACCGGCGGCATCGAGACGTTCGCGCCCGACGCCGAGGTCCTGCACGCGGACATCGACCCCGCGGAGATCTCGAAGAACATCGAGGCCGACGTCGCGCTGATCGGCGACGCCGGCACCGTCCTCGAGCAGCTCGACGCCGAGATGACCCGGGCGCCCGACGCTCCCGAGTGGCGCGAGCAGTGTACGACGTGGAAGGCCGAGTACCCGATGGACTACGCCGCGCCCGAGGAGCGGCCGCTGCGCCCCGAGTTCGCCGTCGAGGCGATGGACGAGGCGACGCCCGACGACGCGATCGTCACCACGGGCGTCGGTCAGCACCAGATGTGGGCGTGTCAGTACTGGACCTATCGCCACCCGCGGACGTGGGTCTCCTCCCATGGGTTAGGAACGATGGGCTACGGCCTGCCCGCCGCGATCGGCGCGAAGGTCGCGAAGCCCGACACCGAGGTCGTCTGCTTCGAGGGCGACGGCTCCTTTTTGATGACCTGTCAGGAGCTCGCGGTCGCGGTGCGGGAGAACCTCGACATCACCGTCGCGGTGTTGAACAACTCCTCGGTGGGGATGGTCCGCCAGTGGCAGGACGCCTTCTTCGAGGGGCGCCACTCGGCCTCGCAGTACCCGTGGGTGCCCGCGTTCGACAAGCTCGCCGAGGCGTTCGGCGCACAGGGCTTCTCGGTCCACGAGTACGACGAGGTCGTCGAAACCGTCGAGGCCGCGATCGCCCACGACGGCCCCTCGGTGATCGACTTCCACATCGACCCCGAGTCGAACGTCTACCCGATGGTGCCCAGCGGCGGGGACAACGGGCAGTTCGCCCTCTCGGAGGACCAGCTATGA